A genomic stretch from Oleomonas cavernae includes:
- a CDS encoding alpha/beta fold hydrolase, which yields MRLLKWLGLALGLIVLVIAGAMAWLAEPDLPAARVEAQYLTPTSRFVTLADGARVHVRLDGDPAAPAIVLLHGSNASLHTWEGWTFRLKDRFRVVSMDLPGHGLTGPVPSGRYDIGAMAEVVDAVVTKLGVAKFSLVGNSMGGYVAWRYTLAHPDKVDHLVLVDAGGYPRKDRPMIYRIASLPLAGWIMQRVTPAFTIRAQLTQVFADDSKVTDAMVERYHTLLLREGNREATGKRITTPPDVIASPQVLGAIKAPTLIIWGEQDAWIPLEWAHHFAADIPGATLKLYPGLGHVPMEEAPDETAADAAAFLSK from the coding sequence ATGCGCCTGTTGAAGTGGCTGGGCCTTGCCCTGGGCCTGATCGTGCTCGTCATCGCCGGTGCCATGGCCTGGCTGGCCGAGCCGGACCTGCCGGCGGCGCGGGTCGAGGCGCAGTACCTGACGCCGACCTCGCGCTTCGTCACCCTGGCCGACGGCGCCCGCGTCCATGTCCGGCTGGACGGCGACCCGGCGGCGCCGGCGATCGTCCTGCTCCACGGCTCCAATGCTTCGCTGCATACCTGGGAAGGCTGGACCTTCCGCCTGAAGGACCGTTTCCGCGTCGTCTCGATGGATCTGCCGGGCCACGGCCTGACCGGCCCGGTGCCGTCGGGCCGCTATGATATCGGCGCGATGGCGGAGGTCGTCGACGCGGTGGTCACCAAACTGGGTGTCGCCAAATTCTCGCTGGTCGGCAATTCCATGGGCGGCTATGTCGCCTGGCGTTACACCCTGGCCCATCCCGACAAGGTCGATCACCTGGTATTGGTCGATGCCGGCGGCTATCCGCGCAAGGATCGGCCCATGATCTACCGCATCGCCTCCCTGCCCCTGGCCGGCTGGATCATGCAGCGGGTAACGCCCGCCTTCACGATCCGCGCCCAGCTGACCCAGGTTTTCGCCGATGACAGCAAGGTGACCGACGCCATGGTCGAGCGCTATCACACACTGCTGCTGCGCGAGGGCAATCGCGAGGCCACGGGCAAACGCATCACGACCCCGCCGGACGTGATCGCCTCGCCGCAAGTACTGGGGGCGATCAAGGCGCCGACCCTGATCATTTGGGGCGAGCAGGATGCCTGGATCCCCCTGGAATGGGCCCATCACTTCGCCGCCGACATTCCCGGCGCGACGCTGAAGCTCTATCCCGGCCTGGGCCATGTGCCGATGGAGGAAGCCCCCGACGAGACGGCAGCGGACGCCGCGGCGTTCCTGTCGAAATAG
- a CDS encoding DMT family transporter, which yields MSLAVSALRHRFARLPGSLRGISWMIASVFFYTVMGVAVKFAGHRLDPMQIGFARALFGLLAMLPFAYAAGWAALKTSRPMLQFFRGFTGSTAMLIGFWSIVHLPLAEVTAVSFANPLFLLVLAVLFLGEKVRARRWSATAVGFIGVLIMVRPGLDMNPAMLIALGGTALVAISVILIKTMAKNDNPMTLLLYFGIFSTAISAIPAALVWQDPTWEETAFLVVTGACGTAAQSCYIRAFAAADASLVAPFEYTKLIFAGLFGFVFFLEVPDGWTILGAAIIVASTLYIARREAQLGRHAPRAPAKIDPPGALPPG from the coding sequence ATGTCCCTCGCCGTCTCTGCGTTACGCCATCGCTTCGCCCGCCTGCCGGGCTCGCTTCGCGGCATTTCCTGGATGATCGCCTCGGTGTTCTTCTACACCGTCATGGGCGTTGCCGTGAAATTCGCCGGCCACCGGCTCGATCCCATGCAGATCGGCTTTGCCCGCGCCCTGTTCGGCCTGCTCGCGATGCTGCCCTTCGCCTATGCCGCTGGCTGGGCGGCGCTGAAGACCAGCCGGCCGATGCTGCAGTTCTTCCGCGGCTTCACCGGCTCGACCGCCATGCTGATCGGCTTCTGGTCGATCGTGCATCTGCCCCTGGCCGAGGTGACGGCGGTCAGCTTTGCCAACCCGCTGTTCCTGCTGGTCTTGGCGGTGCTGTTCCTGGGGGAAAAGGTCCGCGCCCGGCGCTGGAGCGCCACCGCGGTCGGCTTCATCGGCGTGCTGATCATGGTGCGGCCCGGCCTGGACATGAATCCGGCCATGCTGATCGCCCTGGGCGGCACCGCCTTGGTCGCCATTTCCGTGATCTTGATCAAGACCATGGCCAAGAACGACAACCCGATGACCCTGCTGCTCTATTTCGGGATCTTCTCGACCGCCATCTCGGCCATTCCCGCCGCCCTGGTGTGGCAGGACCCGACCTGGGAGGAGACCGCCTTCCTGGTCGTGACCGGGGCCTGCGGGACGGCGGCGCAGTCGTGCTACATCCGAGCCTTCGCCGCCGCCGATGCCAGCCTGGTCGCGCCCTTCGAATATACCAAGCTGATCTTCGCCGGCCTGTTCGGCTTCGTCTTCTTCCTGGAGGTGCCCGACGGCTGGACCATCCTGGGCGCCGCGATCATCGTCGCGTCGACCCTCTACATCGCCCGGCGCGAGGCCCAACTGGGCCGCCACGCCCCGCGCGCGCCGGCCAAGATCGACCCGCCCGGCGCCCTGCCGCCGGGGTGA
- a CDS encoding flavin-containing monooxygenase, producing the protein MKPVKVCVIGTGFAGLCMAIQLKRSGIDDFVILDKAAAVGGTWRENTYPGAGCDVPCHLYSFSFELNPNWTRRFAKQSEIIAYIEHCVAKYDLARHIRFNTEVTEARFDEGRGLWTVVTKGGEAIEAQFVVSGLGQLSRPQFPRIAGLDRFQGKAFHSAYWDHGYDLAGKRVAVIGTGASAIQFVPEIQPKVARLSVFQRSPTWMVPKDDYVFSAWAQWAFHHLPGVQRAYRHWTYLLLESRFLSFRRKGNFFARLAQKQCQAYLDAQVTDPALKAKLQPDFPVGCKRILITNDWYKALAQPNADVVTEAIAEVTETGVRTRDGQLHEVDCLIYGTGFETQSFIAPMKVWGRQGAELNERWRNGAEAHKGVAIAGFPNFFVLYGPNTNLGHNSIIFMIEQQVGYIMKCLGEVARRGVRSLDVTPPAMQAYNDTVQASFETTVWNADCHSWYKNAQGRITNNWPGFTVSYWWMMRQPDFAEFSFDGQTAPQPIPAAAE; encoded by the coding sequence ATGAAGCCCGTGAAAGTCTGTGTGATCGGTACCGGTTTTGCCGGCCTGTGCATGGCGATCCAGCTCAAGCGCTCGGGCATCGACGATTTCGTGATCCTGGACAAGGCCGCGGCAGTGGGTGGCACCTGGCGCGAGAACACCTATCCCGGTGCCGGCTGCGACGTTCCCTGCCACCTCTATTCCTTCTCGTTCGAGCTCAACCCCAACTGGACGCGCCGCTTTGCCAAGCAGAGCGAGATCATCGCCTATATCGAACATTGCGTCGCCAAATATGACCTGGCCCGTCACATCCGCTTCAACACCGAGGTGACCGAGGCGCGGTTCGATGAAGGCCGCGGCCTGTGGACCGTCGTCACCAAAGGCGGCGAGGCGATCGAGGCGCAGTTCGTGGTCTCAGGGCTCGGCCAACTCAGCCGGCCGCAATTCCCCAGGATCGCCGGCCTCGACCGCTTCCAGGGCAAGGCCTTCCATTCTGCCTACTGGGACCATGGCTACGATCTGGCGGGCAAGCGCGTCGCCGTGATCGGCACCGGCGCCAGCGCCATCCAGTTCGTGCCCGAGATCCAGCCCAAGGTGGCCAGGCTCAGCGTGTTCCAGCGCAGCCCGACCTGGATGGTCCCCAAGGACGATTACGTTTTCTCGGCCTGGGCCCAATGGGCCTTCCACCACCTGCCGGGGGTGCAGCGGGCCTATCGCCACTGGACCTACCTGCTGCTGGAATCGCGCTTCCTGTCGTTCCGGCGCAAGGGCAATTTCTTCGCCCGCCTGGCGCAGAAGCAATGCCAGGCCTATCTCGACGCCCAGGTGACGGACCCGGCGCTGAAGGCCAAGCTGCAGCCCGATTTCCCCGTCGGCTGCAAGCGCATCCTGATCACCAACGACTGGTACAAGGCGCTGGCCCAGCCCAACGCCGACGTGGTCACCGAGGCGATTGCCGAGGTTACCGAAACCGGCGTGCGCACCAGGGATGGCCAATTGCACGAGGTCGATTGCCTGATCTACGGCACCGGCTTCGAGACGCAGAGCTTCATCGCGCCGATGAAGGTCTGGGGCCGCCAGGGCGCGGAACTCAACGAGCGCTGGCGCAACGGGGCGGAGGCGCACAAGGGCGTCGCCATCGCCGGCTTCCCGAATTTCTTCGTGCTCTACGGCCCCAACACCAACCTGGGCCACAACTCGATCATCTTCATGATCGAACAGCAGGTCGGCTACATCATGAAGTGCCTGGGCGAAGTGGCCCGCCGCGGCGTGCGCTCGCTGGATGTCACACCGCCCGCGATGCAGGCCTATAACGACACTGTCCAGGCCTCGTTCGAGACCACGGTCTGGAATGCCGACTGCCATAGCTGGTACAAGAACGCCCAGGGTCGCATCACCAACAACTGGCCGGGTTTCACCGTCAGCTATTGGTGGATGATGCGCCAGCCCGACTTCGCCGAATTCAGCTTCGACGGCCAGACCGCGCCGCAGCCGATCCCGGCGGCGGCGGAGTAG
- a CDS encoding AraC family transcriptional regulator, with the protein MKSGLAQRHWSVSSLQVLRDTLAARGIVIAPFLVQAGLPPALLDDPRAQVEATTELAVIERVLAVLGDPPGFGLEVGVRYRLAAYGVWGFAMLASSTVRDALTLGLEYQDLTYSVMPITLAALDGGEAVVFDDAGLPPALRRFMIERDLSASRQIMTDLWGTPSPCRAVTLALPWPADTAPYEAVFHGPVHFEATHNAVIYDPGMLDRPLPQANPLVAALHVRACQERLRQVLRDDGIIEKVTGAILARPGHFPPLEDVAEGLEMAPRTLRRRLAEAGLGYRDLVARLRQDLAIEMLTATGLKVEAVAERLGYAETASFTHAFRRWTGRPPSSYARQGR; encoded by the coding sequence ATGAAGTCCGGATTGGCCCAGCGGCACTGGTCGGTGTCCAGCTTGCAGGTGTTGCGCGATACGCTCGCGGCGCGCGGCATCGTCATCGCGCCCTTTCTGGTGCAGGCGGGCCTGCCGCCTGCCCTGCTCGACGATCCCCGTGCCCAGGTGGAAGCGACGACCGAACTGGCCGTGATCGAGCGGGTGTTGGCGGTGCTGGGCGACCCGCCCGGCTTCGGCCTCGAGGTCGGGGTGCGCTACCGCCTCGCCGCCTATGGCGTCTGGGGCTTTGCCATGCTGGCCTCCTCGACCGTGCGCGACGCCCTGACCCTGGGCCTGGAATATCAGGACCTGACCTACAGCGTGATGCCCATCACCCTGGCCGCGCTCGACGGCGGCGAGGCGGTGGTGTTCGACGATGCCGGCCTGCCGCCTGCCCTGCGCCGCTTCATGATCGAGCGCGACCTCTCGGCCTCGCGCCAGATCATGACCGACCTGTGGGGCACCCCCTCGCCCTGCCGGGCCGTCACGCTGGCCCTGCCCTGGCCCGCCGACACCGCCCCTTACGAGGCGGTGTTCCACGGCCCGGTCCACTTCGAGGCCACGCATAACGCCGTCATCTACGACCCCGGCATGCTGGACCGGCCCCTGCCCCAGGCCAACCCGCTGGTCGCGGCCCTGCATGTCCGCGCCTGCCAGGAACGGCTGCGCCAGGTATTGCGCGACGACGGCATAATCGAGAAGGTTACAGGAGCGATCCTGGCCCGGCCGGGCCATTTCCCGCCGCTGGAGGATGTGGCGGAGGGCCTGGAGATGGCGCCGCGCACCCTGCGCCGGCGCCTCGCCGAGGCGGGGCTGGGCTACCGCGACCTGGTGGCCCGGCTGCGCCAGGACCTGGCGATCGAGATGCTGACCGCGACCGGCCTGAAGGTCGAGGCGGTGGCCGAACGCCTGGGCTATGCCGAAACCGCAAGCTTCACCCACGCATTCCGCCGGTGGACCGGCCGTCCCCCCAGCAGCTACGCTCGCCAGGGCCGGTAG
- a CDS encoding MFS transporter, whose amino-acid sequence MNTADTPRWIVRGTPAYRRVTLALFLAGFSTLSLLYCVQPLLPLFATTFGVSPAASSLALSLSTVLLALAILCAGALSETLGRKPLMLVSLFASASLNLATAFAPDWGSLLALRALEGIALGGVPAVAMAYLADEIEPGGLGLAVGVYVGGTAFGGMVGRVGSGLLADYASWHWAVGVVGAFGLLSAGAFALLMPAARRPPAGAGLGLGFHLRAWGRHLGRPGLPWLFAVGFFAMGGFVTSYNYVGFHLAAAPYGLSQAAAGLIFTVYLFGMAGSSGAGGLADRIGRGPVMTGSISLALVGLLLTLAGPLALVIAGIALMTLGYFATHAVASSWVGPLADEARGHAAALYLLAYYLGSSLMGTLGGWFWAWGHWPAVVGFVGAQFAVVLAIAIRLHRA is encoded by the coding sequence ATGAACACCGCCGACACCCCCCGCTGGATCGTGCGGGGCACGCCGGCCTATCGCCGGGTCACCCTGGCGCTGTTCCTGGCCGGGTTCTCGACCCTGTCGCTGCTCTATTGCGTGCAGCCGCTGCTGCCGCTGTTCGCCACCACCTTCGGGGTCAGCCCGGCGGCCAGTTCGCTGGCGCTGTCGCTCAGCACCGTGCTGCTGGCGCTGGCCATCCTGTGCGCCGGCGCCCTGTCCGAAACGCTGGGGCGCAAGCCCTTGATGCTGGTCTCGCTGTTCGCCTCGGCGAGCCTCAACCTCGCCACGGCTTTCGCCCCCGACTGGGGCAGCCTGCTGGCCCTGCGCGCGCTCGAAGGCATTGCCCTGGGCGGCGTGCCGGCCGTCGCCATGGCCTATCTCGCCGACGAGATCGAGCCCGGGGGCCTGGGCCTGGCCGTGGGCGTCTATGTCGGCGGCACCGCCTTTGGCGGCATGGTCGGCCGCGTGGGCAGCGGCCTGCTGGCGGATTACGCGTCGTGGCACTGGGCGGTGGGCGTGGTCGGCGCCTTCGGCCTGCTCTCCGCCGGTGCCTTTGCCCTGTTGATGCCGGCGGCCCGGCGGCCGCCGGCTGGGGCGGGCCTGGGCCTGGGCTTTCATCTGCGGGCCTGGGGGCGGCACCTGGGGCGCCCCGGCCTGCCCTGGCTGTTCGCGGTCGGCTTTTTCGCCATGGGCGGCTTCGTCACCAGCTACAATTACGTCGGTTTCCACCTGGCGGCGGCGCCCTATGGCCTCAGCCAGGCGGCGGCGGGGCTGATCTTCACCGTCTATCTGTTCGGCATGGCCGGCTCGTCGGGCGCCGGCGGCCTGGCCGATCGCATCGGCCGGGGCCCGGTCATGACCGGCAGCATCAGCCTCGCCCTCGTCGGCCTGCTGCTCACCCTGGCCGGGCCGCTGGCGCTTGTCATCGCCGGCATCGCCCTGATGACATTGGGCTACTTTGCCACCCATGCGGTTGCCAGCAGTTGGGTCGGCCCCCTGGCGGACGAGGCGCGAGGTCATGCCGCCGCCCTCTACCTGCTGGCCTATTACCTGGGCTCCAGCCTGATGGGGACCCTGGGCGGCTGGTTCTGGGCCTGGGGCCACTGGCCGGCGGTGGTCGGCTTCGTCGGCGCCCAATTCGCCGTGGTGCTGGCGATCGCCATCCGGCTGCACCGGGCTTAG
- a CDS encoding oxygenase MpaB family protein produces MTSLEELKAKVAAQKTRIPSLYGKVDFSITPERFADQPGDESSLRGAAAIAYRQKFLAEHETVERARAYTMLGDTVADAYAALMPQYGFKRLIGMLTQACDLGVETVADAPAELVAFIHAMETVPQWLNMDLVREGARASRNGAANLSPFVARGAFVATFMNKYSALPMALTGTLSHESAVRRIKETATFFSTTALPGALDRHGSGFKAAAMVRLMHSMVRFNILRASSKWDVSVYGIPVPQVDQMPAGTISVFLLAFKMMRQGRTNFTAEERAVVEFNRYRCYLLGLPEELLPDTPQGIYNAMMVYSGTLRAGYDNETCGALVRATMAAYFPADRSLKSRIFNRLEKSFAKVFFHRAFLSGDDGSKAQQMGVVLRPVDKLVFVALSLFVFSRLGLYALAMQLPGLAAVTDRILIAKLNRQLAGYGHAEYTTDSSKYKEARAA; encoded by the coding sequence ATGACCAGCCTGGAAGAATTGAAGGCCAAGGTGGCTGCCCAGAAGACGCGGATCCCCTCGCTGTACGGCAAGGTCGACTTCAGCATCACGCCCGAGCGCTTCGCCGACCAACCCGGGGACGAGAGTTCGCTGCGCGGTGCCGCGGCCATCGCCTACCGGCAAAAATTCCTGGCCGAGCACGAAACGGTGGAGCGGGCCCGCGCCTACACCATGCTGGGCGACACGGTGGCCGATGCCTATGCGGCCCTGATGCCGCAATACGGTTTCAAGCGGCTGATCGGCATGCTGACGCAGGCCTGCGACCTCGGGGTGGAGACGGTGGCCGATGCGCCGGCCGAACTGGTCGCCTTCATCCATGCCATGGAAACCGTGCCCCAGTGGCTGAACATGGACCTGGTGCGCGAAGGCGCGCGGGCCAGCCGCAACGGCGCGGCCAATCTCTCGCCCTTCGTGGCGCGGGGCGCCTTCGTCGCCACCTTCATGAACAAGTATTCGGCCCTGCCCATGGCGCTGACCGGCACGCTGTCCCATGAAAGCGCGGTCCGCCGCATCAAGGAGACGGCGACCTTCTTCTCGACCACGGCGCTGCCCGGCGCGCTCGACCGCCACGGGTCCGGCTTCAAGGCCGCCGCCATGGTGCGCCTGATGCATTCCATGGTGCGCTTCAACATCCTGCGCGCGTCGTCGAAGTGGGATGTCTCGGTCTATGGCATCCCGGTGCCCCAGGTCGACCAGATGCCGGCCGGCACGATTTCCGTCTTCCTGCTGGCGTTCAAGATGATGCGCCAGGGCCGCACGAACTTCACGGCCGAGGAACGGGCGGTGGTGGAGTTCAACCGTTACCGCTGCTACCTCTTGGGGCTCCCCGAGGAACTGCTGCCCGACACGCCCCAGGGCATCTACAATGCCATGATGGTCTACAGCGGCACCTTGCGTGCGGGCTACGACAACGAGACCTGCGGCGCCCTGGTGCGGGCCACCATGGCCGCCTATTTCCCGGCCGACCGCTCGCTGAAAAGCCGGATCTTCAACCGGCTGGAGAAAAGCTTCGCCAAGGTCTTCTTCCACCGCGCCTTCCTGTCGGGCGACGACGGCAGCAAGGCGCAGCAGATGGGCGTGGTGCTCAGGCCGGTCGACAAGTTGGTCTTCGTGGCGCTCAGCCTCTTCGTGTTCTCGCGCCTGGGCCTTTATGCGCTGGCCATGCAGCTGCCGGGCCTCGCTGCGGTGACCGACAGGATCCTCATCGCCAAGCTCAATCGGCAATTGGCCGGCTATGGCCACGCCGAATACACGACCGATTCCTCCAAGTACAAGGAGGCCCGGGCCGCCTAA